TAAAATATCTTCCCCATGTAAATCACTCGTTAAATTCAAATCACTTGTTAACTCTAAAACATGATTTTCATTATCTAATATAAGCGTTCCTGTACCAGATATATCATCAAATAGATCGGTTACTAGGTCAAAAATCATTTCCTCATCACCGTAAAGATACCAATCTTCCGAACTAGCATCAGAAGTAAGACTAATATCAAATTCACTATCAATTTGGACAGTATCTTCAGTAAAGAGTCCCTTAATAGCATTTGCCAATTTAGCCTCTGCAGACGTAAGAAGGGAATAGCCGATGAGGCCTGCGATGCTAAGGATAATCACACTTGTTATGATAATCCCTATTTTTACTTTTTTAGTGGCCATACAATAAATCATCCTTATCTGTAAAAAAATTATAAAATCACCGTACTATTATCGCATAAATTGCTTAGTTACTAAGTTTCGTTTTTTTACAGGAAATTAGTCATAGGATGACCCTTTATGATGAAAGAATTGGCGAAAAACATAGAAGGACAGGAGAAATATAAGTATTTCTCCCTGATTTTCAGAAGATTTTAGTACTAATTAAGGTTATAAATACAAAATACGACACTAATCTACTTAAAAAGCTATGATTTATAAGACGTCTTAACTAAAAATCAAACTTGCATATGGTTACTGTCGTAAGAAGAATGAGTTGAAGGCGAGCCCCACGTGTAGTGGGGATGAGTCATAACGTTCGGAAATAACAATACAACCATGATTTATTCAAATACATGGTTATTAACTCAAATTTTAGTTATCTACTTTTTTGGACTGACATCGAAGTGCGAACAGATCGCAATAGCCTTTGAATTTCTAGATTGATCTACCGTAGAGCACGTTTATTAGAATAAAAGTAATTTACGCATAAGAATATCTATCTGTATATTGGTGGGGACGTTTAACTTTATCAGGAAGGGGGGAAAATTAGCGGATTTATCACAGAGAGCTGTTCGAAAAGGGGAGAGATAACTGATAATTTTATATAGATGTGGATAACGAACGCAAGAGTCCTGCTTCACTCAACTATCAATCAGTGGGAGAAGAACGTAAACTCCCACTGATTGAAGAGTCGTTTTATTAATTAATTAAGTTCGGCAGCGGCACGAGGGAATAAAATGTTGTTTTCTAGATGAATATGATCAAACATATCAGACTCCAACTGTTCAAGTCGCTGATAAACAAGGCGGTAAGTGCCGCAAGCCCCTTCTGGAGGGGTGAAATCATTCGTTACTTCTCGAAGCTGTTTCAAAAGGTCACCTGCATGCTGATGCTCTGCTTCTAGCTCGTTCATGACGTTCTGCAATTGCTCACGTTGTTCGTCCTGTGGATCAGCTTCAATAGCTAAAATTAACGGAAAGTCTTCAGTCTCTTCTTTAATCAGATGCTGTTCCAGCTCTGTCTTTAACGCGTTAAATAATGTGTGAATTTCAGCTAAGTGAGGCTGATCTCCCCCATGAACGCGTAACACTTTGGTTACATAGGGGCTTAGTTGTGGCAATTCTTCATGTAAATAGCGATGGTGTTTGTTAATAATAAAATCAATGAGTTCATTGAATGAAGCAGTTTCCCATTGGATCGTTGACTCGTTAAGTTGACTTGTTTCATGATACAACGTATTAAGTGTGGCAAGAACGTTATCTGCAGACAGCCCTTTTTCATGAATAGCATCAATCAGTGGGCGGTTACCTCCGCAGCAAAAATCAATTTTATACGTTTTAAAAAGGTCGCTCGCCTTTGGAAAAGTGGTCACGATGTCACCAATTATCGACTGTTCTGTAAAGATTTTTTTCATATGAATTCCTCCATACTTTAAATTGAATTTGTGATGCTATAACAAGCATACCTATTCTCCTTAGAGGACGAGGTGATTCAAATCACCGAAAAAAAAGAAAGAGAGATCCGAATATAATTACGTACAGAATACTGATTTAGTAAGAATGTCATTAATGGGAGGAATTAGGGACACATGACAAAAACTCACGTGTGAGTAAATTCTACTTCTTTTTAAATAAGAGTTTACTAGATCAAGGTTACAGCCCTAATTGATTGTGAGATCTTTTTTAATCACAGATAATCATCCGTCTGAAGTGGAAGTCACATTCATAATTGGAATTTTGATATTCATTCACCTATTCATTTTTAACTCGAGAGATTGGGAAAATGACCACTTATCGAACTTCTATTTTTTAATACTTGGGAAGTTTTTCTCACACTATGTATTGTGTTTTTGGGTTTGAACAATTATACTATCTCCATTGTATTGCTTTACGTGAGACGACCATTTGAAAAAGCGAACAGCTATAGAGCCTATGTGCACTTTCAAGCTATAACAGCCAACGTAT
The genomic region above belongs to Bacillus sp. A301a_S52 and contains:
- the ric gene encoding iron-sulfur cluster repair di-iron protein, whose protein sequence is MKKIFTEQSIIGDIVTTFPKASDLFKTYKIDFCCGGNRPLIDAIHEKGLSADNVLATLNTLYHETSQLNESTIQWETASFNELIDFIINKHHRYLHEELPQLSPYVTKVLRVHGGDQPHLAEIHTLFNALKTELEQHLIKEETEDFPLILAIEADPQDEQREQLQNVMNELEAEHQHAGDLLKQLREVTNDFTPPEGACGTYRLVYQRLEQLESDMFDHIHLENNILFPRAAAELN